A genomic region of Christiangramia sp. OXR-203 contains the following coding sequences:
- a CDS encoding transporter substrate-binding domain-containing protein, with amino-acid sequence MMSYSRFTILFLCIISVWSNVLIAQDSLSSENNKVVIGISETAPFVEKHNGKFRGLSIASWKMVNEELQLDYEFKEYEDLGSLLDGIEAGEVDFSINPVTVTDNRMHRMEFSQPYFISHTSVAKRSESQTLRHLKNLFSWEFFSIIGLLLLVIFIFGFLVWIFERNKNKEEFGGNLRGILQGFWWSAVTMTTVGYGDKSPRTLGGRIIGLIWMFMAVIIISSFTAGIASSLTVKGINEEITNIQDLDRFEVTTVKSSSSQELLDLYKIETELVNNGMEALDKLTREETFLVVYDEPILRYHIEQMNLQNELEIIEQSLKKDYYSYAFPKNSQYRDMIDPVLVRILKSMEWASIVKDYN; translated from the coding sequence ATGATGTCTTATTCCAGGTTTACAATCCTGTTTCTATGTATTATATCTGTCTGGAGCAACGTACTAATAGCTCAGGACAGCCTTTCTTCGGAAAATAATAAAGTAGTCATTGGTATTTCTGAAACCGCTCCTTTTGTTGAAAAACACAATGGTAAATTTAGAGGTCTAAGTATAGCTTCATGGAAAATGGTCAACGAGGAACTGCAATTGGACTACGAGTTCAAAGAATACGAGGACCTTGGAAGTTTACTTGACGGTATAGAAGCAGGCGAGGTAGACTTCAGTATTAATCCGGTCACAGTGACAGATAACCGTATGCATCGTATGGAATTTTCACAGCCATACTTTATTTCTCATACCAGCGTCGCAAAAAGATCTGAATCTCAAACTCTAAGACACCTTAAAAATCTATTTAGCTGGGAGTTTTTCTCTATTATAGGATTACTTCTACTGGTCATATTCATCTTTGGTTTTTTAGTATGGATTTTTGAAAGAAACAAGAATAAGGAAGAATTCGGAGGTAATTTAAGGGGGATTTTACAGGGATTCTGGTGGAGTGCAGTGACTATGACAACAGTTGGGTATGGAGATAAGTCTCCAAGGACGCTTGGTGGAAGGATCATAGGTCTTATCTGGATGTTTATGGCTGTTATTATAATTTCAAGTTTTACGGCTGGGATCGCGTCTTCATTGACAGTAAAAGGTATTAATGAAGAAATAACCAATATTCAGGATCTCGATCGATTTGAAGTAACTACCGTAAAGAGTTCAAGCTCACAGGAATTGCTGGACTTATATAAAATTGAAACCGAACTCGTTAATAACGGGATGGAAGCATTGGACAAGCTCACCAGGGAAGAAACGTTTCTAGTAGTCTATGATGAACCTATTTTAAGGTATCATATTGAACAAATGAACCTTCAAAACGAACTGGAGATTATTGAGCAAAGTTTGAAGAAGGATTATTATAGTTATGCCTTTCCGAAGAATTCTCAATATCGGGATATGATTGATCCTGTGCTGGTTCGTATTCTGAAATCAATGGAATGGGCTAGTATCGTGAAAGATTATAATTAG
- a CDS encoding Gfo/Idh/MocA family oxidoreductase has product MSKFSFQNTSNTRRDFIKKSAVAASGFMIVPRHVLGGPGFTAPSDKLLIAGIGVGGKGESDIMSFYKSGKAEIAFLCDVDDRRAAASRKAFPKARYYKDYREMFDKESNNFDAVSVSTPDHNHAVQTMAAMERGKHVYVQKPLTHDIYEARKLTEAAKQYKVVTQMGNQGASGDGVRKMKEWYNAGLIGEVKEVNVWTNRPVWPQGIPWPKNNSAIPSELDWQLWLGTAPHKEYVDGLVPFNWRGWWDYGTGALGDMGCHLIEPPFSVLDLKYPKEVECSVGSVYVDEFQRGFFPDSCPPSSHVIMSFDGKTPGADDIKLHWMDGGIKPMRPEELGPEETFGDGGNGALIIGTKGKMMCGTYGLNPRLLPTSKSDEVNIAETYERVPNGMDGHYAQWVEAAIVGYGNKKLSSPFDIAGPLTESLLIANLAIRGYDIQNKKKDANGKDQIIYPGRDLKMIWDSENMKVTNFDEANQFVKREYPEGFTLS; this is encoded by the coding sequence ATGAGCAAATTTTCCTTTCAGAATACTTCAAACACCAGAAGAGATTTCATCAAAAAATCTGCCGTTGCAGCTTCAGGATTTATGATCGTTCCCAGGCATGTACTGGGTGGACCTGGTTTTACAGCACCCAGCGATAAGTTGTTGATCGCCGGGATTGGAGTAGGAGGTAAAGGGGAATCAGATATCATGAGTTTCTACAAAAGTGGCAAAGCTGAGATAGCATTCTTATGTGATGTAGATGACAGGCGAGCGGCAGCTTCCCGAAAAGCTTTTCCGAAGGCTCGATATTATAAGGACTATCGGGAAATGTTTGATAAAGAATCCAACAATTTCGATGCTGTAAGTGTTTCGACCCCAGACCATAATCACGCTGTTCAAACCATGGCTGCTATGGAACGTGGAAAACATGTATATGTTCAAAAACCACTTACGCATGATATTTATGAAGCCAGAAAACTTACAGAGGCAGCAAAACAATATAAGGTAGTCACACAAATGGGTAACCAGGGGGCTTCAGGTGATGGTGTGCGCAAAATGAAAGAATGGTATAATGCAGGTCTAATTGGAGAAGTTAAGGAAGTAAATGTATGGACTAATAGACCAGTCTGGCCACAAGGAATCCCCTGGCCAAAAAACAATAGTGCAATCCCTTCTGAACTGGACTGGCAATTATGGCTTGGTACTGCACCACATAAGGAATATGTGGATGGCCTGGTTCCTTTTAACTGGCGTGGCTGGTGGGATTATGGAACTGGCGCCCTTGGGGATATGGGATGTCATCTTATTGAACCGCCTTTTAGCGTTCTGGATCTCAAATATCCAAAAGAAGTCGAATGTAGCGTTGGAAGTGTCTACGTAGATGAGTTCCAGAGAGGTTTTTTCCCGGATAGCTGCCCTCCGTCCAGTCATGTGATTATGAGTTTTGATGGTAAGACACCGGGTGCTGATGATATCAAACTTCATTGGATGGATGGTGGTATCAAACCTATGCGACCAGAAGAATTAGGTCCTGAAGAAACATTTGGAGATGGAGGTAATGGTGCTTTGATTATTGGAACGAAGGGTAAAATGATGTGTGGTACCTACGGCCTTAATCCAAGATTACTACCTACCTCAAAATCAGACGAAGTCAATATAGCCGAAACTTACGAACGTGTGCCAAATGGAATGGATGGTCATTACGCTCAATGGGTAGAAGCAGCAATTGTAGGATATGGCAATAAAAAACTAAGTTCGCCGTTCGATATCGCAGGTCCTTTGACTGAATCTTTATTGATAGCAAATCTCGCCATTCGAGGTTATGATATTCAGAATAAGAAAAAGGACGCGAACGGTAAGGACCAGATCATCTATCCAGGCAGAGACCTGAAAATGATCTGGGATTCAGAAAACATGAAAGTCACCAATTTTGATGAAGCAAATCAATTTGTTAAACGAGAATATCCCGAAGGATTCACTTTATCTTAA
- a CDS encoding FKBP-type peptidyl-prolyl cis-trans isomerase translates to MSQVKQNDAVKVHYTGKLEDGQVFDSSVERGEPIEFTLGEGQLIPGFEEGLIGMEVNEKKTINISKDEAYGDPKEELIQEVQKNQLPEELKPEVGMPLVSKGPDGREINLVITDVKDETIVVDANHPLAGKDLIFDLEVVEIK, encoded by the coding sequence ATGAGTCAAGTTAAGCAGAATGATGCCGTAAAGGTACACTACACAGGAAAACTAGAAGACGGACAGGTTTTTGACAGTTCAGTAGAACGTGGAGAACCTATCGAGTTCACTCTAGGTGAAGGACAATTGATTCCTGGATTCGAAGAAGGCCTTATCGGGATGGAAGTTAACGAGAAGAAGACTATCAACATATCTAAAGATGAAGCTTACGGAGATCCAAAAGAAGAATTGATCCAGGAAGTTCAAAAAAACCAACTTCCAGAAGAACTTAAGCCAGAAGTTGGAATGCCATTGGTATCTAAAGGACCTGACGGTCGTGAGATCAACCTGGTAATTACCGATGTAAAGGATGAGACCATCGTAGTAGATGCAAATCACCCTCTAGCTGGAAAAGATCTAATTTTTGATCTTGAAGTAGTTGAGATCAAATAA
- a CDS encoding OsmC family protein, translating into MIRKGSAEWKGSLKEGKGTVSLESGVLKDEQYSYKTRFENGNGTNPEELVGAAHAGCFSMQLSAFLTEDGYEPNQVATTSEITFEDGEITKSHLILTADVPGIDKDKFDKIANKAKDSCPLSKLLKAEITLEYDLK; encoded by the coding sequence ATGATAAGAAAAGGATCGGCCGAGTGGAAAGGCTCTTTAAAAGAAGGAAAAGGAACAGTTAGTCTTGAGAGCGGAGTTCTTAAGGATGAACAATATTCTTACAAGACACGTTTTGAAAATGGAAATGGTACAAATCCAGAAGAATTGGTTGGCGCAGCGCATGCAGGCTGTTTTAGCATGCAACTTTCGGCTTTCCTTACTGAGGATGGATATGAACCAAATCAGGTAGCTACGACCAGTGAGATCACATTTGAAGATGGAGAGATCACAAAATCCCATTTGATCCTAACGGCAGACGTTCCAGGAATTGATAAAGATAAGTTCGATAAGATCGCTAATAAGGCAAAGGATAGCTGTCCACTTTCGAAATTGCTTAAAGCAGAAATCACACTGGAATACGATCTAAAATAA
- a CDS encoding N-formylglutamate amidohydrolase encodes MKLLITCEHAANAIPPQYIYLFKEQKDVLNTHEGYDPGAYDLYKYLEPLSNASYAQDIGRLLIETNRSLHHPKLFSRFSKILEHSKKSQIIAEHYLPYRQHVEHLTLDFHEFNHLVVHLSIHSFTPVFNDVERDCDIGILYDPTVQLEKEISEQFKKSLIDKSKYRVRKNYPYLGKADGFTTYLRKRFTENYVGIEIEVNQKFVSKNIMEKSMKETIYKSIEDCIKKAP; translated from the coding sequence ATGAAATTACTGATTACCTGCGAACATGCTGCGAATGCAATTCCGCCTCAATACATTTATTTATTCAAAGAACAGAAAGATGTTCTAAATACTCATGAAGGTTATGATCCTGGTGCTTACGATTTGTACAAATATTTAGAACCTCTATCTAATGCTAGTTATGCACAGGATATTGGAAGATTACTAATTGAAACTAATCGATCTTTACACCATCCTAAGCTATTTTCCAGGTTCTCAAAAATTCTTGAGCATTCTAAGAAGAGTCAAATAATAGCAGAACACTATTTGCCTTACCGACAGCATGTTGAGCATTTAACTCTGGATTTTCATGAATTCAATCATTTGGTAGTACACCTTTCGATCCATTCGTTTACTCCCGTTTTTAATGATGTTGAAAGAGATTGTGATATAGGAATACTTTATGATCCTACGGTCCAGTTAGAGAAGGAGATTAGTGAGCAATTTAAAAAATCGCTAATAGATAAATCTAAATACAGAGTTCGCAAAAACTATCCATACCTTGGAAAAGCTGATGGTTTTACGACTTACCTAAGAAAAAGATTTACAGAAAATTATGTCGGAATCGAAATTGAGGTCAATCAAAAATTCGTGTCTAAAAATATTATGGAAAAGAGTATGAAGGAAACTATATATAAATCTATAGAAGATTGCATAAAAAAAGCCCCTTAA
- a CDS encoding carboxylate-amine ligase — MAYHLFEVFGIELEYMLVHNKTMKVNPSVDELFILKNGTLTSDVSNGKIEWSNELVAHVVELKTNGPVSTLEDLENDFLQNIKEINKLLENMDSKLLAGACHPLMDTLVETKLWPHDQNEIYNLYNRIFDCRGHGWSNVQSMHINLPFANDQEFEKLHAAVRILLPIIPGLAASSPVLDGQFTGYKDSRMHYYKTNQKEIPHMTGKVIPEQVFSKKEYDEKIFDPINKAIKKYDTQQILDHHFLNSRGAISRFDRNAIEIRVIDIQETPSADIAIAAFIVEALRLLVSEELVSLEDQKAWHEDDLFSIFNDVIKDAENTLITNKRYLAIFDIEKDADVRNIWKNIYKRVGNKLSNNHQNHIEFLLQNGSLSSRILKSLRGDFSETNIKRTYLKIAESLQSDRMFRP, encoded by the coding sequence ATGGCATATCACTTATTTGAAGTTTTTGGAATAGAGCTGGAATATATGCTCGTGCATAATAAAACTATGAAGGTAAATCCTTCAGTTGATGAATTGTTTATCCTTAAGAATGGTACTCTAACATCTGATGTTTCAAACGGCAAGATTGAGTGGAGCAATGAGCTTGTCGCCCATGTAGTGGAACTAAAAACCAACGGTCCGGTTTCCACTCTGGAAGATTTGGAAAACGATTTCCTTCAGAACATAAAGGAAATCAACAAGCTTCTTGAAAACATGGATTCAAAATTGCTGGCTGGAGCATGCCATCCTTTAATGGATACTTTGGTAGAAACAAAATTATGGCCACACGATCAGAATGAGATCTACAACCTCTACAATAGGATATTTGATTGTAGAGGACATGGTTGGAGCAATGTTCAAAGTATGCATATCAATTTACCTTTTGCAAATGATCAGGAATTTGAGAAGTTGCATGCAGCGGTGCGTATTTTACTTCCAATCATTCCTGGTCTGGCAGCGAGCTCACCGGTATTGGACGGACAATTCACTGGCTATAAGGATTCCAGAATGCATTATTATAAAACCAATCAGAAGGAAATACCTCATATGACAGGGAAGGTCATACCTGAACAGGTCTTCAGTAAAAAGGAATATGACGAAAAGATCTTTGATCCAATAAATAAAGCGATCAAAAAGTATGATACGCAGCAAATTCTCGATCATCATTTTTTAAATTCAAGAGGAGCTATTTCCAGATTCGACAGGAATGCAATTGAGATCAGGGTTATCGACATTCAGGAAACACCTTCCGCAGATATTGCGATTGCAGCCTTTATAGTGGAAGCTTTAAGATTACTGGTTTCTGAAGAGCTTGTTTCTCTGGAAGATCAAAAGGCCTGGCACGAGGATGATTTATTTTCCATTTTTAATGATGTGATTAAAGACGCTGAAAATACGCTGATTACAAACAAGCGATATCTGGCAATTTTTGATATTGAAAAAGACGCCGATGTTAGAAATATCTGGAAAAACATCTATAAACGAGTAGGTAATAAATTGTCTAACAATCATCAAAATCATATTGAATTCTTATTGCAGAATGGCAGTCTATCATCACGAATTCTAAAATCCTTGAGAGGAGATTTTTCAGAAACGAACATAAAACGTACCTACTTGAAAATTGCTGAAAGCCTGCAGTCTGATCGTATGTTCCGGCCATGA
- a CDS encoding RimK family protein, with protein MNKYIVVNQPENWTISPENTKIISSRDYLTNPEFAKLKNVRIFNLCKDYSYQSKGYYVSLLAEARGHSAIPTIRNLVDLGEPKLVRIVSDEFDDLIQRSFKSLKSKEFTLSIYFGQNVAAKYKELSATFFRHFQIPLLRVRFTYTTKWNIKNIKAISEAEIPEEHKESMYAFAEQYFSKKRYDTPKLSSYEYDLAILVKDGDPAPPSNSKALKKFVEIAEKMGFYTEIVSPKDLSRLSSFDALFIRQSTEVNNEAYAFARKAQQEGIALVDMPDAILKCCNKVFMAEALQNAGIPTPQTMIVHKDNMSQVLETIGLPVVLKSPDSTFSFGVKKAKTESEYHELASAMLKESELVIAQEFSYSEYDWRIGILDGKPFYASKYYMAKGHWQIYNWNAKDKYDQDGNADSLPIEKVPAEIIRIAVKSAKLMGAGLYGIDIKETKKGPVVIEINDNPNIDAGVEDEYYGDIIYTEIITALKNRLEKN; from the coding sequence ATGAATAAATACATTGTTGTAAACCAGCCTGAAAACTGGACCATTTCTCCTGAGAATACAAAAATTATCTCATCGCGGGATTACCTTACCAATCCTGAATTCGCAAAGCTCAAAAATGTTCGAATATTTAATCTCTGTAAAGACTATTCTTACCAGTCCAAGGGATATTATGTCTCTTTACTGGCAGAAGCCCGTGGACATTCGGCTATTCCAACCATAAGGAATCTGGTGGACCTTGGGGAACCAAAGTTGGTTAGGATAGTATCTGATGAATTTGACGATCTTATTCAGCGTAGTTTTAAAAGCTTGAAGTCCAAAGAGTTTACGCTCAGTATTTATTTTGGGCAGAATGTCGCTGCGAAATACAAGGAATTAAGCGCTACATTTTTCAGGCATTTCCAAATTCCGTTATTACGGGTGCGATTCACTTATACGACCAAGTGGAATATTAAAAATATCAAAGCGATTTCTGAAGCTGAGATTCCCGAAGAACATAAAGAAAGTATGTATGCATTTGCTGAGCAATATTTTAGCAAAAAGCGTTATGATACTCCGAAGCTTTCCAGTTATGAATATGACCTAGCAATCCTGGTAAAAGATGGTGATCCTGCACCTCCAAGTAATAGCAAAGCCTTGAAGAAATTTGTGGAGATCGCCGAAAAAATGGGTTTTTATACTGAAATTGTTTCACCAAAAGACCTCTCCAGGCTTTCATCATTTGATGCTCTGTTTATACGCCAGAGTACAGAAGTAAATAATGAAGCCTATGCTTTTGCTCGCAAGGCACAGCAGGAAGGCATTGCGCTTGTAGATATGCCAGATGCTATATTGAAATGTTGCAACAAGGTATTTATGGCTGAAGCTTTGCAAAATGCTGGAATACCAACGCCGCAAACCATGATCGTTCACAAAGACAATATGAGTCAGGTTCTGGAAACGATCGGATTGCCGGTTGTACTGAAATCACCGGATTCCACTTTCTCTTTCGGTGTTAAAAAAGCAAAAACGGAATCTGAATATCATGAGCTCGCATCTGCGATGCTTAAAGAGTCAGAACTGGTTATTGCCCAGGAATTTTCATATTCTGAATATGATTGGAGAATAGGAATTCTGGATGGTAAACCGTTTTACGCCAGTAAATACTATATGGCAAAAGGTCACTGGCAGATCTACAACTGGAATGCTAAAGACAAATATGATCAGGATGGAAATGCAGATTCTCTACCTATAGAAAAAGTTCCTGCTGAAATAATTAGAATTGCGGTGAAGTCGGCTAAACTGATGGGCGCAGGCTTATACGGAATCGATATTAAAGAAACTAAAAAAGGCCCTGTGGTTATCGAAATAAATGACAATCCCAATATTGATGCGGGAGTAGAGGATGAGTATTATGGTGATATTATCTATACTGAGATTATTACTGCTCTTAAAAACCGACTAGAAAAAAATTAA
- a CDS encoding dipeptidase, whose amino-acid sequence MKLSISGLLLFSLVFNSNAQTQDSELIEKATRIHERVITIDTHNDININNFTTEKNYTQDLDTQVNLPKMLAGGLDVSWLIVYTGQGELNEKGYAKAYENAISKFEAIHRLTETYAPEAIGLATTSAEVRKLVAEGKKVAMIGVENAYPVGTDLSRIKEFHDRGARYMSLSHNGHSQFSDSNTGEENDEWLHNGLSELGEKAVLEMNKYGIMIDVSHPSKEAIKDMFRISKAPLVASHSSARALCNHSRNLDDELLELFRENGGVVQTVAFSSYLNTEKHNAFSKAETEVYKNTADQLGLDYLERDSVRKLDDAAKQNYYKDLKKIRIAAKTALNNLNETSTPVAVVDFVDHIDYLVKKIGIDHVGISSDFDGGGGIYGWDDASETFNVTIELVRRGYSEQEIAKLWGENLLRVLDEVQEVSKNLQG is encoded by the coding sequence ATGAAATTATCAATATCAGGATTACTCCTTTTCTCTCTAGTATTTAATAGCAATGCACAAACTCAGGATTCAGAATTGATCGAGAAAGCGACCAGAATACATGAGCGTGTGATTACTATAGATACGCACAACGATATTAATATCAACAATTTCACTACTGAAAAGAACTATACGCAAGACCTGGACACCCAGGTAAATTTGCCGAAAATGCTGGCTGGTGGTCTTGATGTAAGCTGGTTAATTGTTTACACTGGGCAGGGCGAATTGAATGAGAAAGGTTATGCAAAAGCTTATGAGAATGCAATTAGCAAATTTGAAGCAATTCACAGGCTGACAGAAACTTATGCTCCTGAAGCTATAGGATTGGCCACAACTTCTGCTGAAGTACGAAAATTAGTTGCAGAAGGAAAAAAAGTCGCCATGATAGGTGTTGAAAATGCGTATCCTGTTGGTACAGATCTAAGCAGAATCAAAGAGTTTCACGATAGAGGAGCCAGATATATGTCGCTTTCTCATAACGGTCATAGTCAGTTTTCAGACTCTAATACCGGTGAGGAGAATGATGAATGGTTGCATAATGGATTGAGTGAATTAGGAGAGAAAGCTGTTCTTGAAATGAACAAATATGGAATTATGATCGATGTTTCACATCCCAGTAAAGAAGCGATCAAAGATATGTTCAGAATATCAAAAGCACCACTTGTAGCTTCACATTCTTCTGCCAGAGCACTTTGTAATCATAGTAGGAATCTGGATGACGAACTACTTGAATTGTTTCGCGAGAATGGCGGAGTCGTTCAAACGGTGGCGTTTAGTTCTTATTTGAATACTGAGAAACACAATGCTTTTTCGAAGGCAGAAACTGAAGTTTACAAAAATACTGCCGATCAATTAGGCTTAGACTATCTAGAAAGAGACAGCGTTCGAAAACTTGATGATGCAGCGAAACAGAACTATTATAAAGATTTGAAGAAAATAAGAATAGCCGCTAAGACTGCATTAAATAACTTGAACGAAACTTCAACTCCTGTAGCCGTAGTAGATTTCGTGGATCATATCGACTACCTCGTGAAAAAAATTGGTATTGATCATGTTGGAATTAGCTCAGACTTTGATGGAGGCGGTGGAATTTATGGTTGGGATGATGCCAGTGAAACGTTTAATGTAACGATTGAGCTTGTTCGAAGAGGATATTCTGAACAGGAAATTGCTAAACTTTGGGGTGAAAATCTACTAAGAGTACTCGATGAAGTTCAGGAGGTAAGCAAGAATTTGCAGGGATAA
- a CDS encoding SdiA-regulated domain-containing protein: MNKWVIGIVTMVIVLAGIIYAIYQLNDYDFNDVEKSYEIVESWELPSELNEISGMVYNEDGLMICVQDEDGILFTFDMETNEIIAKHKFSYSGDYEALTYLDGVYWVAESNGRIIDISDLDVADQELEGIQLDFEYRNNIEGMTATPDGKLWITVKDRNLDNSGGYKGVYEYDPETRKLQKEPVLMIDYEDPKFERLKTHNPRKLLRPSDLAIHPSTGDLYVLDAEFQKIIITDLQGGIKSIHLLDPAEFEQPEGIAFSKDGRIFISNERVGVPANIREIKFK, from the coding sequence ATGAATAAGTGGGTTATTGGGATCGTAACTATGGTCATTGTTCTGGCCGGAATCATTTACGCGATTTACCAATTAAATGATTACGATTTTAATGATGTCGAGAAATCTTATGAGATAGTCGAGTCATGGGAATTACCTTCAGAATTAAATGAAATTTCCGGAATGGTATATAATGAAGACGGACTTATGATCTGTGTGCAGGATGAAGATGGTATCCTGTTTACTTTTGATATGGAAACAAATGAAATTATTGCAAAACACAAGTTTTCATATTCCGGAGATTATGAGGCCTTAACTTACCTGGATGGTGTCTACTGGGTTGCTGAAAGTAATGGGAGAATCATAGATATATCAGACCTTGATGTTGCAGATCAGGAACTGGAAGGTATACAGCTCGATTTTGAATACAGGAACAATATAGAAGGTATGACTGCGACTCCAGACGGTAAGTTGTGGATCACAGTAAAGGATCGTAATCTGGACAATAGCGGTGGTTACAAAGGTGTATATGAATATGATCCGGAAACCAGAAAACTGCAGAAAGAACCAGTTCTAATGATTGACTACGAAGATCCTAAGTTTGAACGTTTAAAGACTCATAATCCCAGAAAACTATTAAGACCATCAGATCTTGCTATTCATCCATCAACCGGTGATCTATATGTTTTGGATGCTGAATTTCAGAAGATAATAATTACCGATCTACAAGGCGGTATAAAATCCATTCACCTGCTGGACCCAGCAGAATTCGAGCAACCAGAAGGGATTGCATTTTCCAAAGATGGTAGAATTTTTATTTCTAATGAAAGAGTAGGAGTGCCCGCAAATATCAGGGAAATAAAGTTTAAATAA